A genome region from Setaria italica strain Yugu1 chromosome III, Setaria_italica_v2.0, whole genome shotgun sequence includes the following:
- the LOC101756719 gene encoding solute carrier family 40 member 3, chloroplastic isoform X1 — MASPMSKLLTPPPSRTAATSRRLIPPRTSAAASFARSPTGRRAAATPYSLVSGRRFAASCASADRAGTTGLAPAAAAEELDDLPFVQLSSDILQTELSLLKDDDALAALQRSDGGGGRLLGETAAYPAAMTALYAACLAGNVTEQLWNFTWPAAIATLHPSLLPVAVLGFFTKLVVFAAGPLVGDLMSALPRIPAYRSLTVIQTAAHWVSAAMITYAFTLPRASTAPALLLQPWFAVLVASTAVDRLSCVSLGVIAERDFVVQLAGEGRPIALARANATLSRVDLLCETAGASIFAVLLSRSDPLTCIRLSCAISLCALPLLLFLGGAMNRLADGIFDHSASLGPLERSEHGSTHAASALSIRNKVEDAWATIRHGWTEYLRQPVLPASLAYVLVCFNVALAPGALMTTFLIHHGVSASVLGAFGGSSAVMGILATFMVPNLVKELGILKAGAAGLIAQSTLLGAAVLVFLTGPVSRQGTLFAFLGLIVASRLGHMAYSVIGLQVVQSGNPMGKAKLIGATEIAVASLAELTMMGVAVVARDAAHFGWLAALSAASVAAAACLFCSWLANPTDELKRLFPR, encoded by the exons ATGGCGTCGCCCATGTCCAAGCTGCTCACCCCGCCTCCatcccgcaccgccgccacgtCCCGACGCTTAATCCCTCCCCGCACGTCGGCGGCAGCATCCTTCGCGCGGAGCCCGACCGGCCGTCGAGCCGCGGCGACGCCGTACAG TTTAGTTTCAGGAAGGCGCTTCGCCGCGAGCTGTGCCTCCGCGGACCGCGCCGGCACGACGggcctcgcccccgccgccgccgccgaggagctcgACGACCTGCCGTTTGTCCAGCTGTCCTCGGACATCCTCCAGACGGAGCTGAGCCTGCTCAAGGATGACGACGCGCTCGCCGCCCTTCAGAGgagcgacggcggaggcggccgcctCTTGGGCGAAACCGCTGCTTACCCGGCTGCCATGACAGCGCTTTACGCGGCCTGCCTCGCCGGGAACGTGACCGAGCAGCTGTGGAACTTCACGTggcccgccgccatcgccacgcTCCACCCGAGCCTCCTCCCTGTCGCCGTCCTCGGCTTCTTCACCAAG CTCGTGGTGTTCGCGGCCGGCCCGCTGGTCGGAGATCTCATGAGCGCGCTACCTCGGATCCCCGCGTACCGATCGCTGACCGTGATCCAG ACCGCAGCGCATTGGGTTTCGGCCGCGATGATCACGTACGCGTTCACGCTTCCCCGGGCTtccacggcgccggcgctgctccTGCAGCCGTGGTTCGCGGTGCTGGTGGCGTCCACCGCCGTCGACCGGCTCTCCTGCGTCTCCCTCGGCGTAATCGCAGAGCGCGACTTCGTCGTGCAG CTAGCAGGGGAAGGCAGGCCGATCGCGCTGGCGCGGGCGAACGCGACGCTCAGCAGAGTCGACCTCCTCTGCGAG ACGGCAGGGGCGTCCATCTTCGCTGTCTTGCTCTCCAGGAGCGACCCCCTGACCTGCATCAGGCTCTCCTGCGCCATCTCGCTCTGTGCTCTGCCCCTTCTG TTATTTCTAGGTGGTGCAATGAATCGACTCGCTGATGGCATCTTCGATCACTCTGCTAGTCTGGGCCCGCTCGAGCGCTCTGAACATGGGAGCACGCACGCAGCTTCTGCTCTCAGCATCAGGAACAAAG TTGAAGATGCCTGGGCGACCATCAGGCACGGCTGGACGGAGTACCTACGACAGCCGGTCCTCCCGGCGAGCCTCGCCTACGTGCTCGTCTGCTTCAACGTCGCGCTCGCCCCCGGCGCTCTCATGACCACGTTCCTCATCCACCACG GTGTGAGCGCGTCGGTGCTCGGCGCGTTCGGCGGGTCGTCGGCGGTGATGGGGATCCTCGCGACGTTCATGGTCCCAAACCTTGTCAAGGAGCTGGGCATCCTCAAG GCCGGAGCTGCGGGGCTGATCGCTCAGAGCACGCTCCTCGGCGCGGCGGTCCTGGTCTTCCTCACCGGCCCCGTCTCACGGCAGGGCACCCTCTTTGCCTTCCTCGGTTTGATC GTGGCGTCGCGGCTGGGGCACATGGCGTACAGCGTGATCGGCCTGCAGGTGGTGCAGTCGGGGAACCCGATGGGGAAGGCGAAGCTCATCGGCGCCACAGAGATCGCCGTGGCCAGCCTCGCCGAGCTCACCATGATGGGCGTGGCCGTGGTAGCCAGGGATGCCGCGCACTTCGGCTGGCTGGCCGCGCTCTCGGCGGCGTcggtcgccgcggccgcctgccTGTTCTGCTCGTGGCTGGCAAACCCCACCGACGAGCTCAAGAGGCTCTTCCCACGCTGA
- the LOC101756719 gene encoding solute carrier family 40 member 3, chloroplastic isoform X2: MTALYAACLAGNVTEQLWNFTWPAAIATLHPSLLPVAVLGFFTKLVVFAAGPLVGDLMSALPRIPAYRSLTVIQTAAHWVSAAMITYAFTLPRASTAPALLLQPWFAVLVASTAVDRLSCVSLGVIAERDFVVQLAGEGRPIALARANATLSRVDLLCETAGASIFAVLLSRSDPLTCIRLSCAISLCALPLLLFLGGAMNRLADGIFDHSASLGPLERSEHGSTHAASALSIRNKVEDAWATIRHGWTEYLRQPVLPASLAYVLVCFNVALAPGALMTTFLIHHGVSASVLGAFGGSSAVMGILATFMVPNLVKELGILKAGAAGLIAQSTLLGAAVLVFLTGPVSRQGTLFAFLGLIVASRLGHMAYSVIGLQVVQSGNPMGKAKLIGATEIAVASLAELTMMGVAVVARDAAHFGWLAALSAASVAAAACLFCSWLANPTDELKRLFPR; the protein is encoded by the exons ATGACAGCGCTTTACGCGGCCTGCCTCGCCGGGAACGTGACCGAGCAGCTGTGGAACTTCACGTggcccgccgccatcgccacgcTCCACCCGAGCCTCCTCCCTGTCGCCGTCCTCGGCTTCTTCACCAAG CTCGTGGTGTTCGCGGCCGGCCCGCTGGTCGGAGATCTCATGAGCGCGCTACCTCGGATCCCCGCGTACCGATCGCTGACCGTGATCCAG ACCGCAGCGCATTGGGTTTCGGCCGCGATGATCACGTACGCGTTCACGCTTCCCCGGGCTtccacggcgccggcgctgctccTGCAGCCGTGGTTCGCGGTGCTGGTGGCGTCCACCGCCGTCGACCGGCTCTCCTGCGTCTCCCTCGGCGTAATCGCAGAGCGCGACTTCGTCGTGCAG CTAGCAGGGGAAGGCAGGCCGATCGCGCTGGCGCGGGCGAACGCGACGCTCAGCAGAGTCGACCTCCTCTGCGAG ACGGCAGGGGCGTCCATCTTCGCTGTCTTGCTCTCCAGGAGCGACCCCCTGACCTGCATCAGGCTCTCCTGCGCCATCTCGCTCTGTGCTCTGCCCCTTCTG TTATTTCTAGGTGGTGCAATGAATCGACTCGCTGATGGCATCTTCGATCACTCTGCTAGTCTGGGCCCGCTCGAGCGCTCTGAACATGGGAGCACGCACGCAGCTTCTGCTCTCAGCATCAGGAACAAAG TTGAAGATGCCTGGGCGACCATCAGGCACGGCTGGACGGAGTACCTACGACAGCCGGTCCTCCCGGCGAGCCTCGCCTACGTGCTCGTCTGCTTCAACGTCGCGCTCGCCCCCGGCGCTCTCATGACCACGTTCCTCATCCACCACG GTGTGAGCGCGTCGGTGCTCGGCGCGTTCGGCGGGTCGTCGGCGGTGATGGGGATCCTCGCGACGTTCATGGTCCCAAACCTTGTCAAGGAGCTGGGCATCCTCAAG GCCGGAGCTGCGGGGCTGATCGCTCAGAGCACGCTCCTCGGCGCGGCGGTCCTGGTCTTCCTCACCGGCCCCGTCTCACGGCAGGGCACCCTCTTTGCCTTCCTCGGTTTGATC GTGGCGTCGCGGCTGGGGCACATGGCGTACAGCGTGATCGGCCTGCAGGTGGTGCAGTCGGGGAACCCGATGGGGAAGGCGAAGCTCATCGGCGCCACAGAGATCGCCGTGGCCAGCCTCGCCGAGCTCACCATGATGGGCGTGGCCGTGGTAGCCAGGGATGCCGCGCACTTCGGCTGGCTGGCCGCGCTCTCGGCGGCGTcggtcgccgcggccgcctgccTGTTCTGCTCGTGGCTGGCAAACCCCACCGACGAGCTCAAGAGGCTCTTCCCACGCTGA